From Yersinia hibernica, a single genomic window includes:
- a CDS encoding fimbrial protein, with protein MLIIRMLAIVILSLGWISSGAIAATCSGNIATASMLPLVLNPAENGGIGTVLGTQLISVNALNYTCGSNIKTRLTSTYTRGNSLSALPDVYNTEIGGVGIRIKWPVSRATAYLPTIQDCQSPCTINKDDLLIEFVQTGKVIAGDIPLGEIAEVVLTAAEETSNSVKLLSVVLVANTSVVVRSCMIANSNLNIDLGSYPLSDFNTGNKHGNKIPFSISVYCPQESSVKIAFTTVEQQPVGSSRGVIQNTIPVESGGAKGIGTRMLTENGVIPQQVDGTVSSKILVNADEHKDLKYSAQIYIVDTDRKNITSGNISGQVYFNLTIE; from the coding sequence ATGTTAATTATTAGGATGTTAGCCATTGTTATTTTATCGTTAGGTTGGATAAGTTCGGGGGCAATAGCGGCAACTTGTTCGGGGAATATAGCAACGGCCTCTATGCTGCCATTGGTTCTTAACCCAGCAGAGAATGGGGGGATAGGTACAGTTCTTGGCACACAGCTTATTTCCGTCAATGCATTAAATTATACCTGTGGGTCAAATATAAAGACCCGACTAACGTCTACTTATACACGTGGTAACTCTTTATCAGCTCTGCCTGATGTATATAATACTGAAATTGGTGGGGTAGGAATCAGAATAAAATGGCCCGTTAGCCGTGCCACTGCCTATTTACCAACTATTCAAGATTGTCAGTCGCCTTGCACCATAAATAAAGATGATTTATTAATCGAATTTGTTCAAACCGGAAAAGTCATTGCAGGCGATATCCCTCTGGGTGAAATTGCAGAGGTTGTTCTTACGGCAGCTGAAGAAACAAGCAATAGTGTAAAATTATTATCTGTAGTGTTAGTAGCCAATACTTCAGTTGTTGTACGATCCTGCATGATCGCAAATTCAAATTTAAATATTGATTTGGGTAGTTACCCTCTTTCTGATTTCAATACCGGTAATAAACATGGAAATAAAATCCCTTTTTCAATTTCAGTATATTGTCCACAAGAGTCCTCCGTGAAAATAGCCTTTACTACTGTTGAACAACAACCTGTAGGTTCATCTAGAGGGGTTATTCAAAATACTATTCCCGTAGAGAGCGGTGGTGCCAAAGGAATAGGGACAAGGATGTTAACTGAGAATGGAGTTATTCCTCAACAGGTAGATGGTACAGTGTCATCAAAAATTTTAGTTAATGCAGATGAACATAAAGATCTGAAGTATTCCGCTCAAATATACATAGTGGATACAGATAGAAAAAATATCAC